The Chitinophagales bacterium genome has a segment encoding these proteins:
- a CDS encoding T9SS type A sorting domain-containing protein, with protein MSLKSTLIVFSILIMHQFIFAFDDMHKVCGQEQFVEAMRHINPNYNNNVNEDFNSFYDIIDRQNSRLATDDTIYTIQVVVHIVHIEDNNQQNIPDDIVFSQINQLNKDFSATNEDGSNLRPIFTSIKGNPKLQFQLATLDPDGNPTNGITRTFAKPPSQVSNDPLEQLLSTISDWFKKDTVVKTVNGVQDTTIGKSPWDTKRYLNIWVTNLNYNRDLSEGVLGGFAFAPPGLRNWPFGVGYPAEDVDGVSIDYRFFGVNNYYAQTRPPYVQESIGKGRTTVHEVGHYLGLRHIWGDYGNLFGVDCNIFTADLLFTDGIKDTPPQKAPASSTLGEYRCDTTINTCDAPIIANNRIVDYPDLFENYMDYSGDNCYNMFTKQQADFMRNVLKGKRQGIIIDKTVEQVPTAIKNNKNDAYLVDVYPNPTSNTLQIKHQFVNSNINVNIIDMTGRLVYQNQYNANNNNFSIDVSSLDNAMYLIQLSTEKHNATISFIKN; from the coding sequence ATGAGTTTAAAATCTACACTTATTGTATTTAGCATACTAATAATGCATCAGTTCATTTTTGCTTTTGATGATATGCATAAAGTTTGTGGTCAAGAGCAATTTGTAGAAGCAATGCGTCATATCAATCCAAATTATAATAACAATGTAAATGAAGATTTTAATTCATTTTATGATATTATAGACAGACAAAACTCTAGACTTGCTACAGATGATACTATTTACACGATACAAGTAGTAGTACATATTGTTCATATAGAAGATAATAATCAACAAAATATTCCTGATGATATTGTTTTTTCACAAATTAATCAACTTAATAAAGACTTTTCTGCTACCAATGAAGATGGTAGTAATCTTCGACCAATTTTTACTAGTATTAAAGGAAATCCTAAATTACAGTTTCAATTAGCTACTTTAGATCCTGATGGAAATCCTACAAATGGAATTACTAGAACATTTGCAAAACCACCATCACAAGTTTCTAATGATCCGTTAGAACAATTGCTTAGTACAATATCAGATTGGTTTAAAAAAGATACAGTAGTAAAAACAGTGAATGGTGTTCAAGATACCACTATAGGAAAAAGTCCTTGGGATACTAAAAGATATTTAAATATTTGGGTTACTAATTTAAATTATAATAGAGATTTAAGCGAAGGTGTACTTGGTGGTTTTGCTTTTGCTCCACCAGGATTACGCAATTGGCCATTTGGTGTTGGTTATCCTGCAGAAGATGTAGATGGTGTGTCTATTGATTATCGCTTTTTTGGTGTGAATAATTATTATGCACAAACAAGACCACCATATGTACAAGAATCTATTGGCAAAGGAAGAACTACTGTACATGAAGTTGGACACTACTTAGGTTTGCGACATATTTGGGGCGATTATGGAAATCTTTTTGGTGTAGATTGCAATATATTTACTGCCGATTTATTATTTACTGATGGTATAAAAGATACGCCACCACAAAAAGCTCCTGCATCTTCTACACTTGGCGAATATAGATGTGATACTACCATTAATACTTGTGATGCTCCAATTATTGCTAATAATAGAATTGTTGACTATCCAGATTTATTTGAAAATTATATGGATTATTCTGGAGATAATTGCTACAATATGTTTACCAAACAACAAGCAGATTTTATGCGTAATGTACTGAAAGGTAAACGACAAGGAATTATTATTGACAAAACTGTAGAGCAAGTACCTACAGCCATTAAAAACAATAAAAATGATGCTTATTTGGTTGATGTATATCCAAATCCGACAAGCAATACACTACAAATCAAACATCAGTTTGTCAATAGTAATATTAATGTGAATATTATAGACATGACTGGTAGACTAGTTTATCAAAATCAATATAATGCTAACAACAACAACTTTAGTATTGATGTAAGTAGTTTAGATAATGCTATGTATTTAATTCAGTTATCTACAGAAAAACACAATGCGACTATTAGTTTTATAAAGAATTAG
- a CDS encoding YqgE/AlgH family protein, whose protein sequence is MSNNTIINKGDLLLAEPFMYDQHFKRTVTLICEHNEQGSIGLVLNRPSIFKINQMIENFPSFNALMYYGGPVGLDQMNYLHCYGDLIPNSTPIADNIFWNGDYEVLKQLIKNKQIHPHNIKFFIGYAGWDKNQLQEEMKEESWIVCKDYHQIYKMSEYMWQDVLTHMGGKYKLMTNFPENPQLN, encoded by the coding sequence ATGTCTAACAACACAATTATAAATAAAGGCGATTTACTATTGGCAGAACCTTTTATGTACGACCAACATTTTAAGCGAACGGTTACGCTTATCTGCGAACACAATGAGCAAGGTAGTATTGGTTTAGTATTAAACCGACCTTCTATTTTTAAAATCAATCAGATGATTGAAAACTTTCCTAGTTTTAATGCTTTGATGTATTATGGTGGTCCTGTTGGTTTAGACCAAATGAATTATTTACATTGTTATGGCGATTTAATTCCCAACTCCACGCCTATTGCCGATAATATTTTTTGGAATGGTGATTATGAAGTTTTAAAACAATTAATAAAAAATAAACAAATACACCCACACAATATAAAATTTTTCATTGGCTATGCAGGTTGGGACAAAAATCAACTACAAGAAGAAATGAAAGAAGAAAGCTGGATAGTTTGCAAAGACTATCACCAAATATATAAAATGAGTGAATATATGTGGCAAGATGTATTAACACACATGGGCGGAAAATACAAACTAATGACCAACTTTCCAGAAAATCCACAATTGAATTAA